The Gossypium hirsutum isolate 1008001.06 chromosome D02, Gossypium_hirsutum_v2.1, whole genome shotgun sequence region TGAAGAGTCCGGATAAGTCAAAGTAACATAGAATTAAAtgtgaaacaaattaaaattctGGCGCCATATATCACAAACTTTCATATTCTGGTGAATCATCTGTGTTTTTATCAATACATATCTTAATGGCTGAATTCTACCTGGCAGATGCTTTCTTCCCTTCAGAGGATCATGTCTCTGCCTGatgatacaaatatatattgTGGTCACGAATATACTTTGGTTAGTCTATTAATCTTTTCTATCGAACCCTTCAGTTTTCCCCACTCAGAATTCAGAAAGGCACTAACCATATAATGTACCTGTTTTGGCAGAGTAATTCGAAATTTGCATTGTCGATAGAACCCAAGAATGAAGCACTTCAGTCGTATGCAGCGCATGTAACTCACCTTCACAACAAAGGGTTGCCTACGGTAATTTCTATAGTTTGTCTTTCTTAGCTAATTTCTCATACCTTTTGAGGATTTCTTTTTTGTTCAATATACCTTTCAAGGACTAGATCataaaatttgttgaacaaacCGATAATGATTTGTTTTTGGTCATTGAACTTAGTAATTAGGTCTACTTTAGTACCTGAACTTGGATTTCGTCAAGATTTAATGATGTGACTAGCGTGCTTGGAAAATGACTGGATTGGTCAGTCGAATTAATTGGACCGATAATTGACCGGTATACTGGTCCAAACAAAGGGTTGAACCGATTGAATCAAAAACTGCTTGAAACCTTTGGGTTGAACCGATTGAATCAAAAACTGCTTGAAAccagtaaaaataaaaaactaggaCAGAAACCAGTAATTGAATAGGTTGAAAcggtttaataaatttttttagttatttatgcAACTGTGTTTGACCGTTGGCTCAACTCGATCCATACGAGTCGAGCAAGCTCCCCCGAATTGCCTGATAATGTAGCATCAACTAACAATCTGCTGTTTTTCAGATTCCAACTACACTGAAAAAAGAGAAGGCGTGTAATCCGTTCCTTCGAACGATGAGCTCAGAAATCAGGCAGGCATTAAATATTCCGGCCGATGCAAATGCGGCTGAAGCGTTTGGTGTCATTCGTCACGCAAAGGATAATTTCTAGGGCTTGTTTAGACACCATTGCTGTATGTGTATAGGTGATGTTAGCTCTTCCATATGTGAAATAAAAAACCACAAATGTTTACCAATGTTCATAtgctttgattttaattttttttggttctttCGAAATTCTCTTGAGCTAATCTCAAAATATTATTTCGCTTATTTCATCATAACAATTTTTTATTCCTTTGCCTCttatatacatttaatttttaacattaaaatcTCAAAATCGGATTGGAGATCGAATTGGTTTATTTTACGGTCCAATTAGTTTAATTGATTGGGTTGATTGGTTTTGGGTCAGACCAATTTAGATCATGTTaatttgaagtttttaaaatttcaagtttttctGGTCGTttcgagtttggatcattttgaatcTGATTTAATTGTGTTTGAGGTTTAGGATTTTTGGGTTGAATAATTATTGGTATAGATCATTTTGGATTTTAATCACTTCGTTATTCGCGCTATATTTAAGTTTGAATcaatttaggtgtgattggagaAGTTTAAGTTGTTTTTTTGTTAACAAATTAGGTTAATCGTCGGGGTTTAGGTTTGAATTGATTGAGCcggattttaatatattttttataaagataAGGATAGCCTAAAAGATGAATTTGGAGAGAATGTCGATgggaaaatttaaatataaaactttTGTTATTTCATATTGATTTAATCAAATTTGATAAATTACATAAAGATTATCTTAAAATAGCATCGTTCttactttggtttttttttttgtcaatttagtcattactgttagaaaatttaatcaaaatggtTATCCCATAGTTTGTTGACTGgatttgcaaaaagaaaaagaaaaattgttcTTATAATccctttaaaaattacaaaatttttaagttaACCCTTTAAATCCCCATATTAAATAGCATAAAGAAATGCTAGATCTAGGTTCCGAACTTCCGATATGCTTTCACCACCGTCTTCCCCCACTATTTCTTCTGTTTCCTCCTCCGATTTAGACATTGAGATAAATTTCTTAATTACTCATGttctccatttatttattttccaactTAATAGTTTAGTTGCACAgttttttcaaaagcactttgaTTTATGAAAAGATGATTACTCTTCAAACAGAAACTATATGTATTAAGGTTTGTTTTTTAAATACAAAGCCTTCTGTTAACCCAAATAGTGAAACCACAAAACAATTGCATTCTGATCAAATCAtaccaaaaaaatgaaaaaaaatattaatctgCACAACTTTTGATTAACCCGAACTCTGAAATCTTGATATAGTTTTCTTATTTGAGTGAAAGACGACGAagtgaatattttaaaatttaggttcaaTAATCACGGGGTTAGGTGACATGGTAAGTGTTTCTTCTATTTTAAACAATGATCGAGGATTTAATCCTCGCCTTGAGTATGAAGTAACTTTAAAACCCGTGACCATCATCTACTCTTTTAATGGGCCTACAAATTGCTAAGGATTGGTGATTAGGCTGCTTTTGTTAAATGTATTGATTCAGGGAAAGGTTTAAAACCGATTGAGGGCTTACAAAACGCAGAAGATTAGTgattgagtttctttttattaaatgtaTTGATTCAGAGAAAGGCTTTAAATCAATTAAGCCAATGAACAGTTGaaccatatttttttaaatatttttattttgaaaatttgaaataatttatttaattaaattggaCGAACTAATTGGACTAACGAACAGGTGGCTTGATCGATTTGATTTCTGAAAATCTTGGTAgttggacttgtttttttttaattaaaaagtaaagaggctaaattttaagaaataaaagtaagaaattaaattctaaaaacacGAAAAGCATAAGAACTTAGAACATATTTTAACTGTTTATATATATGGTTAAAGTGAATGGCTTAAGTCCCTTGAGTACTTAGGCCTACGTCACTCCATATGTGTATAATATGTGtgggtttttttagtttttttttttatcattcatgCTCGTTTTACAGTCTATATTCAGGATTTGTGACAATCATTTTCAACTATATAATCATTAAAGTTCGAACTTATATTCTATTTTCGAAATTATAATATGTCTTACCACTACATCTACTACTTAGAGGTCTTAATcatattctttttaattaattttattcaatattaaaGATAAAAACTTGATAACACGGTTTAAACCCATATCAAACAAGCAAATCAATACTTGAATCACCATGtttatcatatatattaattggttttatttataagttatatcatacttatgtaatatttatatcatcatatttaaagaaaaatttggAACGAATTTAGGAAGAAAATAATAGTAGGTGACAAATAAAGTTTAGTGGGAGCCGTAATTTTCACCTGAAAGCGCCCATGTATCTGACGCCCCATGGACTCACCCGATTTCTGGTCCCTACCACCCACTGGCCACTAGTCACTACCCTACTTTTTTTCCTTTCAACCAAAATATTAGTTACATAATATTTATAACGTGGTCTAATTTTGGTTTTAATCCTCTATTACTttggaatttaaaatttagtccttttctgaTATTTGGTAAAGTTTAAAGGATTGTCTACGGATCAAACTCGAGATTGGTGTTAACTAAATACTCTAACGCAAGTACTTTTTCACTCACTAGTGGTTCAGTGACAAACCATTTACTTTTGGTGGataccaaaaaaattataatttaactaataaCATTAACAATCAAATTTCGAGTTCTAGGGattatttgaagaaaaattatagctaataatattaactattaaCTTTCATCAATTAAGTTAAGATCAGGTAAAAGTACCAGAGAAGCTCCTATACTTAGGGGTAGATTGCATTTTGGCTCTTCTACTggaaaaatagacaaattagccCTTATACATCGTgaaacatgcaaattagtcatTCCGTTAAATTTCATCTGTAAAATAATGATGTGAAATGttaatttaaatggttaattcataatttggtccctaaactatagctaaaatatcattttgataaagggttaattttcatgtttcaaaacAAAGGGTACAAAggttaatttacccatttttagtAGAAGGTCGAAATGCAATCCACTCCTAAATAGAAGGGCTTCCCTCATACTTTTACCACTAAAATTAGtatattaacaaaatcatgagaACTCGAacttaatattaacaattaactctcgttaaatcaaattaaaaatccaacttaaatactaaaaaattaatataataatcttTAAATCCCAAAATGTACAATATTCacaaaatataaatatcacattGGACAAAAGCAATACACATATATCATATTAAAAAGATGTCAAACTAATGATAgagagattaaataaaaaatttcatatagtagagggactaaaataaGGATTAGTCCTATTAATTTTCCTTCACGTTGAGAAGGGGAAAAAATAAATCAACGTTTCGCCCCGCCAAACAGCTTTTTTATTCACAACTTTTTTATTCACAACGCccataatatttatcaattttccgCACACTAATCGATAATATCGACGATCCCCATTTTTTGCtgataaaaaaggggaaaaaaaagaaaaaggagagaaaatgGCGGAGAAGGCGGCGGCGTATGACGTGGCGCGTGGAGGTTGGAGTGAAACTCGGACGTGCGTTGTTTTAGGAGGTCGTGGATTCATAGGAAGAACGCTAGTCAACAGGTTACTGCGACTCGGAGGCTGGATCGTCCGAGTCGCTGACTCATCATCTCACTCGCTGCTGCTCGATACTTCCTCTGGTTCAGATTCTCTCCTCTCTGATGCTATCAGTTCTGGTCAAGCCACCTTTTGCCACGTCGATGTTCTCGATACTTCTCAAATCGTCAAAGGtaaaaaagtaaagtaaatatacgATCAATATtcgcatgtatatatatacctcTTTAAACATATAAGCATTTCCGATGGAGATACTGGAGAAATGCTAGGAAAGAGAGCTCGATCAGTTATCTATTTAAGTTTAAGGTGATTTAAAGTTAGTTTAACTGAGAATGGAGTTTGCGCTAAGCATTTTTGTTGATTGTTGATTTTTGGTTTCTAAAGAAGTTGCAGTGAAGTCAAATAAAACTCATAGTTGATCATAAATGAACAAATGATTGACAGGTCGTATCCGTTATAGCATAATTGGTCTctataaaagtaaaatcatatatatatatttaaaaatatgctGTTTTGCTTTCGATTCAAAACTTGTTCGTTTTGTCTCTGGAAATGAACGTGAGTTGAAAAAGCGATTGTTAAAATAGTATTAGATTTACATTAATTGAAATAGAGGCTTTTTGTTGTTACCTCAGAGATTAATATTACTAGATGCTTTAACTTTAGCTGGAAATCTTAGAAAATTAGGGATACACCATAGTTAGTTCGTGAGAAGCCATGAAAAAATGTTTGAGAGTTGAAAATGTTAGTTTTATCAATCTTGTTTATTTTCACCCTTTGCAAGCTAAACAAGGAAGATAGACCTACTGGATGTATTTGTTTCTGTTTGTTTGCGagaaaaatagataaaagaaattagtctctgaatttttttttttgttaaggaACTGAAGCGTATGCTGAGACAGAAAGGAAATAAATTGAATTCACAAATGTTGcatttttatgtcatcttcagttttaaaatatcattgcaactttggaaatgtttgagaaattgGCTCTGTTCTGACAATACACCTCTTGCAGTAACTACAGGTGCAGATGTTGTATTTTACATGGAACCGACTGATTTAGACACACATGATTTCAGTAATTGCTACATGATCATAGTTCAAGGTAATGTGCCTTTCTTGTTTGCCTCTTTTGATGAGATTTATAACTATATACTATATTTCAAAATCATACCATTGCGTTGACAATATTTTCAGGTGCAAAAAATGTCATTAATGCATGCCAAGAGAGTAAAGTTAAGCGACTTGTATACAATAGTTCTgcagatgttgtttttgatggtTCACAAGATATACTTAATGGTGATGAGTCCTTCGCTTACCCAGGGAAAGTATGTTTCATATTGCTTCACTCTGATAAAACTATTTTTGGTTTTGAGTTTCCATCTGTTTGCTAATTGTCCTTTTGTTTATTGATGCGCCTCTACAGTTTAAGGATATGACAGTTGACCTTAAGTTTCAAGCTGAAGGACTAATCAGGTTAGCTAACAATATTGGCGGTCTTCAAACATGTGTACTTCGCCCTAGCAATGTCTTTGGACCTGGTGAAACACAATTTGTGCCTTTGCTAGCGAATCTAGCCAAGTTCAGTTTGGCAAAGGTTTGTGAACAATCTTAACTTCGCTTTATTTGTGTAGATCTGTAGTTTTACTATTATcttgattattttaaaattcttactGTTATCTATCGTATCGTAATGGATATTTCTACATTGATTATCAAAGTATAGGCTAAAAGTGAAATATGGCAATGTGTCTTTAGGAACCTCTTTACTTTTAGCCCTAATTTCCCATGTTTGATTTATCTCAAGTAAGATCCTTTTTGCATCCCAGATCATTTATGCCTTTTGGGAATGTGCAGCTAGTTCTGTTTCTAAAATTATATTATGTCTtgctttttttttggaaaatatatGTTTACTTTATGTTATGATGGAATAAGTAGTATTTCTATTAATCCTTTTTATAGTAACAGCTCGCATTTCAGTTCATTACAGGAAGTGGTGGAAATATGTCTGACTTTACCTATGTCGAGAATGTTGCTCATGCTCATATCTGTGCTGCAGAAACTATGGATTCTTGGGTAGTCTCGGTGGCTGGAAAGGTACTCCTTAAGTTTGAAAGATACGTAAAGTTCtctcttattttaattaatattaaaactatGTCTAAGGGAGATGTTCTCAATATGCAGGCTTTTTTCATTACAAATCTCGAGCCTATAATGTTCTGGGAATTTATATCTCTCATACTTGAAGGCTTAGGGTATCAAAGGTAAAGCATGCTGGTTTTCCAATGTGTGAAAGTCTGCGATATCGTACTGATTCGTGGTAGGTTACTATGCTGTAGATTCATCAAACTAACATGATTGTGACATGTAATATATTTAATTGTGTTACATTTTGTGACATGTAATATATTTAATTGTGTTACATTTTTTGTTCATAATTTACTTGTGTTACTAAGACGGTTATCATGGGCCAGAGGAGGGAACAAAGAAACTATGATCATCTTATGAAGCGTTGTTCCTTATTTGGATCCTTTCCTTTGGTCTTtgaaatttgaaatatgtttttcATTGCCAATTCATCAGCACAAATACTGCTAGATTTTGGCATACCATCAAGAATTTTAGTGTAGGAATGGATGTTTTTTCTTGTTTGGAAGTGGAATCCTACTAATATGATCTACAAAATCTGCTGGTTTATGTTTTAGTGTCCTGTTTGACTTCCTTCTCtgaattctctttttcttttggttgACAATTTATGTACTTTTTTTCTTTCTGCTAAATTGGATGCTGAAGCAATTACAAAatcccttttctcttttcttttcttttttgtcacCTTTAGTATTCTCCTAACTGGAGTTGTCAATTGCATTGCAGACCGTTCATAAAAGTTCCTACTTGGATGGTTTCCTATGTAGTCATACTTAGTCAATACATACACGACAAGTTGGGCTACAGAATGTATAAATATTCCGTGTCACCTCATTACATTGTTCAGTTAGCTTCACGTAACAGAACTTTTGACTGCTCCGCAGCTCAAAAGCATCTTGGATACTCACTTGTTGTCTCACTAGAAGTAAGTTTCTGCT contains the following coding sequences:
- the LOC107938719 gene encoding 3beta-hydroxysteroid-dehydrogenase/decarboxylase — encoded protein: MAEKAAAYDVARGGWSETRTCVVLGGRGFIGRTLVNRLLRLGGWIVRVADSSSHSLLLDTSSGSDSLLSDAISSGQATFCHVDVLDTSQIVKVTTGADVVFYMEPTDLDTHDFSNCYMIIVQGAKNVINACQESKVKRLVYNSSADVVFDGSQDILNGDESFAYPGKFKDMTVDLKFQAEGLIRLANNIGGLQTCVLRPSNVFGPGETQFVPLLANLAKFSLAKFITGSGGNMSDFTYVENVAHAHICAAETMDSWVVSVAGKAFFITNLEPIMFWEFISLILEGLGYQRPFIKVPTWMVSYVVILSQYIHDKLGYRMYKYSVSPHYIVQLASRNRTFDCSAAQKHLGYSLVVSLEDGIKSTVASFSHLSKNSSFMRFGNFDEQSKAEKLLGSGIVADVLLWRDERRTFMCFLILALAFYWFFFCGKTFTSSAAQLLLLVTAILYGYGILASDICGFAVQNIPSSCFEIQNSDVKNSIRSISYMWNRVVCSIRLLAKGEDWSRFFKVMAFLYLFKWIVSYSLAVLVGIVLVFAFTAFFIYEQYESVIEGLWAVFLFGIMESKGLIISTLPDYVTAFLRNNNGSHQEKAHFS